Sequence from the Candidatus Zixiibacteriota bacterium genome:
CCCAGAAGCGCGGCCACGGCGAAGTAGAACCACCCGGCCGTGAACGCGATCAGCACCAGGCTCGCCCCCACCACTGCCAGCGTGTACGCGAAAATCCGGTCGACCGTCGCCCGATCCCCCTTCACCAGGGGCAGCATCGGCAGATCGACCTTCTCGTAGTCGTCCTTGCAGTAGAGAGCCAGCGCCCAGAAGTGCGGCGGCGTCCAGAGGAAGACGATCGCGAACATGATCCACGGCGCAACCGCCATCGCTCCCGTCGCCGCCGTCCACGCCCCCACCGGCGCCATGGCCCCGGCGATTCCGCCGATCACGATGTTCTGCGGCGTCGTCGGCTTCAGGTACAGCGTGTAGAAGAGGCTGTAGAACAGGATGGTCGCCAGCGCCAGCGCGGCCGTGAGCAGGTTGAAGAAGAGTGCGAAGACGGCCACGCCGAGCACGCCGATCGCCACCGAGAAAACCAGCGCCCCGGCCGGGCTGATCTGCTTGCGCGGCAGCGGCCGCCGCCCGCTTGTCCGCTTCATCTGCGCATCGATGTTCCGCTCGAAATACTGGTTGAGGGCGTTGGCCGAGCCGCCCGCCAGGTACAGGCCGAGCAGCACGAGCAGGAACCGCCCCGGCCGGTCGAGCAGACTCCCCTCGATCACGAGCGAAGCCGTCCCCGTGAACACCACCAGCAGCATGATCGACGGTTTGGTCAATTGAAAGTAATGTGCGAGCGTCGCTTTCATCGGCCTGTTTCTCTCCGCCGGCGGGACCTTCCCCGCGGCTCGCGCTCTGCAACCGCGCACCCCCGCCGAAAGTTCCGCGCTTCGCGGCCGGGAACGCCGTTAAATCGAGCAAACTTGTCCACCTTATTACGGTATTCCGACTCCGTTGTCAATATCCGCGGCCGCGAAACTTGACTTTTTTCTCCCCGGTCGCTATTTTGGCCACCGTGTACGCGCCGCAACCGGTATATCGGGAGTGCACCACGCGCGCCGCCTGTCTTTTCCGGCGGGTCCGGTTCGCGCTGCTCCCCGCCGCGGTCGCGCTCGTCCTCGGCGCCCCTCGCACCGCCGCCGCGGCGATAATCGAGGGAACTATCTGCGACTCGGCCACCCACGAGCCTATCCCGCGGGTCACAATCCGCGTCGAGCATGAGGACCGGGTGATGTTCTCCAACGAGGACGGCTACTACCGTCTCCGGCTCGACCCCGGAACCCATCGCCTGCGCTTCACCCACATCGCCTATTTCCCGGCGGCCTGCGACGTCGCCCTGAGCGACTCGACCTCGTCCCGGGACATCCTCCTCGCCTCCTGCCTGATCGACGTCCCCGGCACGCGTGTCTACTCCCGGGCCTACGACCCCGCGCAGGAGATTATCGTCGAGGCGATCCGGCACAAAGAGGAGCTGCTCGCCCGGATCAGGGACTACCGATTCGAGGGCTACACGAAACTCGCGGTGCGCCGGCTCACTGACGACGGGCCTGCCGAGTATTTCGCGATCATCGAAAGCCAGCTCGAGGGTTGGTTCCGGCAACCCGACCGCTACAAGGAGATCATCACCGCCCGGCGCCAGTCCGCGAACATCCCCGCCGAAGTGAATATCATCACGATCGGCGAGATCTTCAACTTCAACGCCAACCGCATCGACCTCGGGCAGCCGGTCGTTTCCCCCACCGCCTCCGACGCTCTCGACTACTACAATTATTACCTGCTGGATACGGTGCTGGTCGACGG
This genomic interval carries:
- a CDS encoding heme o synthase, whose protein sequence is MKATLAHYFQLTKPSIMLLVVFTGTASLVIEGSLLDRPGRFLLVLLGLYLAGGSANALNQYFERNIDAQMKRTSGRRPLPRKQISPAGALVFSVAIGVLGVAVFALFFNLLTAALALATILFYSLFYTLYLKPTTPQNIVIGGIAGAMAPVGAWTAATGAMAVAPWIMFAIVFLWTPPHFWALALYCKDDYEKVDLPMLPLVKGDRATVDRIFAYTLAVVGASLVLIAFTAGWFYFAVAALLGGQFIRRAARVRREQSVAGYRSLFGYSIVYLFSLFGAMMADGVLQRWL